The sequence aaaaactctataataaattatttttttactaaaaacatatttaattatttattatatattacaaaaaataaaaatatatttttttgaaggaaaaaatatttaaaataaataatattaaaatctcttatattttattttgttttaaaaaatacttcatatttatattttttatttttattatcaataaatCACATCAATTTAGagtttcctataatttttatattttttataaaaatctcttatattttttatttttatattatcatgaattatttttatcaaatgtgtataattttatagtgtaggaaaaaaataattaaaaatatataaaaaataaaaaaattatataacataattttttatatagatttatgattataataaactagAATAATTCATTCTCATTATTATAGTAGAATCTTAAAAACTCACAgtactttaaaattaatatttaccaaacactcaacTCAACTTTTTTCCACAATTTTGCTACAACTGTTTTTTCTCACGGCACAACTACAACTACTTTTTCACACAACACAGCTGTGCCAAACTGGCCCTAAGACCACTTAGCTATGAATAAAATAGTCAGCaacatattaaaattatgaaatctttaaataataattgttgtACGGTTCATTGATGCCTGTTCTTTAGTGCAAGTAATCTCAATTCAGATTACGGATGTAGTGAGACATCAAAGTGAATGTGttgtatataatagagattataaATGACAAGGACCGATATGAATAGAGTTGTCTTTATGAACATGTCGTTTACTATAAAGTCCTAATTCGTATTTTAACGATGATTAATAGTAGATCAGCCTAAATCCTGAGTGATTATGAACTCTTGTTCATGGTATTAGTTTCTCTGATTCACtcgttaaatttttttagagaagatgattcttaaAACTTCTATTTTGGGAATCTAATAATATGGACGCCTGGGAGCATGATGTACAATTATAGAATCATGACTTTCCTAATGTATCGAATGTTGGTTCCCTTTaagtgttaattctaaaactagAATATTGTGCACAAATTCAGATGGTATCTTGAATTATACTTCTACTAGTGAATTAATAGAACAAAAGGATGAAGAAgtaattagaagggtaaaatattattttgaccaaaactaattacgaTCAACACATGGAGGGCTAACCACTTAAAATTGACTATCTCAATAGACACTGCAGTCAAACTCAGTAAAtgtaattctataattactaaaagttcaattccatatttctagtggagtaatcatggaattaataaataagagatTATTTGATTGATGTGACTCAACAAATAATATAATCTATTGGAGCTTAGAATGATAAGTCTATGGTCCCCGAATCGCCACCTTGAAATACTATCAAGGGTGGGGATAAAAAGTTGTATAAAGATGTTCGAAGTAAATCTATTTTGAATTGGCAAAatattgattatttatttttgtaataaataaataactttttcaaattaattaaataagaaaaaaagacaaaaagtgtTAAGATAAAATTTGTCAAGGCAAAAGTTATCATGACAAAAAATACCAACTATATCCTAAAGACAGTGGTAGGCGCCTATGGCTTTGTCCTGTGCCTATGGAGTTTGCCTTTTTaggttaattaattagttaattagttCAATTAGCTAAATATCTAATTTGAAAGGTGGTTAAAGATATTTCAAAATTGTTGTGATATTCTCTCATAAATATTAGTAACTGAATTcggttatagatatttatttatttaaacaattaaataattatttaattaaagaaatttaACTATTATAAATATGAGTCTGATTTGAGAAAGCATATTAATTCTTTACACTGTTAATTTCGAAATCTGtagagagaaaaaagaaattgtttttttttctctctattgTTCTTGCTCATGTATTGAGAACTCAACAAGAACAAATGTTATACACTTTATTCTAATAGCCCACACTATTCTTTGTGTATGGTGGATCAATTTGGAAGATACTGGTGTGAGTCAAATTGTAATTTCCTCATCAACTAGAATAAGGATACAACTTACAAGAAATTTCGACGATACCCTAATACTCTACAAGAGGTGTACTATaaacttattaattttattaatttgattTAATGTACATACATCTGGAGATTTATTGAGATATGGTACAATAATAATCAGATAATACGATAATCTTTCGTTGCGTACCTTATTgagtataataaaaattaaaccaacAGTATTTGTTATGCCTATTAACACTATTGCTTCAGAATCTACATTCAGTAGACACATACGTGAGTCTACATCGATTGAGACTTCATCTTTCTACATTAAAAGCATTAGTGTGCACACAAAATTAATTGATGACtgacaaaaaaaatatcattaaacaattatttatatatatttgtttcatAATTAGTActgattttattttgtttttcttataGCACTAGTAAATGATGAAGATGTTGATGTTGATCCAACAATGGTAACTAGTGTAGTTTTtataatttatcaaataaattattaaattttattattaatacttttctttgttttttttttctttttttgcagGAGCCTCACGTTGTTGATCTTAATGATTAGAATATATGTTGTTTCATggttagtttttattattaatatacttTGTTATTAGTAATATAAGTGTAATTGATATTTGAACTTTAATTCAACTCATCAAATCACAAATGAGAATTTGTTTAGAACTTCAATTCTTTTTgggtaatgtttaattttaatatgaacATCTTTACAATGAtagcaactaaaaaaaaaaggtcaaaGGTCGGGTCGGGTCATACCCGATTAAGTTTACGGGGCAATCGAGGTGGGGTGGGGCACCATGATCCGATCCGTTTGCCATTCTGATTCTAACAATAGTAGATAGCAGGGCTGACCTTGAGACTAGATGGACCTTAGgagaaaacaagaaaattatttagcactttattaaaaaaaatgttgtaTTATTGAAAACTACTCAAATACACGTATACTTTTGAAGAAATTGCACTCTATACTCTTTTTGTattgtcttcttttatttttaccatattttttaaactctatcatttttacctcttttttaaatattttaccaattttgcccctatcactttaagatactctccatgtgattctcttatgtcagggtattttgagtacaatacatataaaaagatgtatgtttcaattaaatataaaattaaaagtaaatttgattaattgattaataaaagtactatttttcaacttatccctatatttttaataaaaatatatatatattttttgagcttCTAGATATACTAGATAAGGCTAGCTGTAGCTGGATTCGACTCTGGTAGATAGAAAATACATTAACTTATTAGAGAAAATTACATTATAtacttatattattttattattgttttaatttttacttttatttttatattttttaagatataataattttttagatgATGTTTTTACTAGATtccttaattaatataaattatatgttagacttaagtaaaaaataaaatgagagtaAGTATgtgtattttaataaaatattatataagattattttttattaatgaatatatttatatatataaataaaaaaagtcaTTTCTACTTCCCCAACTTATTAGATAGGCATTCATTCATAATCACGTGCATGTTAGTGTTTTATGTATGTATTAATAAttcttcaagtttttttttaatggttGACATAATCATACATTATTATGcaacaaatattttaataattatacagTATTATTATCAATATTAATATACTACTACACTACACTGGATATATGGAGAGCTTTGGTGACTTCCACGCCAGCAAAAAAGTAatacatataattaaaaatctCTTAATTTATCATTAATTAAACAAGAAACGTGTTCTTTTAAAAGCTTCTCAATATGCAACTCCCCACCCCATGCATGCAAAATCAAACttctttttctctttaaaaattaaaataagtctACTTAACTACTCATTCATTAATACAATATGGTATATAAAGTATAATACCAAAGAAAAAAACAATGGAGACGAAGAAATTCAAGTGTTTGAAGTGAATTGTCCTttaatatattgatatttagtaataataatttaactagAGACAAAAACATTAGGAGACAATAAGGGGAGAGGaagtggaaaaaaaaaaagaaggaattaatgagagaaaaaaaaaagaatagaaaagaatacagaaagtttttttttctttttttgatatttaagttgaagaAGAAGGCAGAGCACTTTTAACCCCCCCACTCACTACACAACCTCAAAAATCTTAGGCGTGACAAGCCTAAGTGGGGTGCATTATCATGGTGATACCCAGTACCAACAACACAGCCCACATTATCatattcttctcttttttttttttttggttcttctttttaacatatataatatatatttttcaaaatgctaCCACGTCAtcaccattttttttatatttatatatccacCTACACAAGTCAAATCCCTCATTAACCAATACGATTTCGCCACGTGTAAAACAAATTTCCACTTGTCACTCATCACCCGACctaattttttcttttggtttctCTAAACTGACTGATCACTCTACTAAGTATTCTTTCATCTCCCTCCTTTTTCTTGTCTTTTAAATTTCGATTAtctaccaccaccaccactgaCTCAACGGTCAACATCTCCGCCGTAACGGTCTACTTTCGGCGAGTCGTGAAAGTCTGGTACACGACGGTTCCGGCAGATGGAAACTCATCCGCGGCGCAACTCCTGCGTTTCAAACCGAGTGGTTCGAGAGCTGAGGCGACTCGCCCCCAAACATCTCTACCTGCTGAAGTCGTCGAAACCGACATGGTCGCTGGTCGGAAAATCTGAGCTACTTTCTTCAAAACCCTAGCGATGTCGTCTCCACCGTGGCGGGAACCGACTGTCTCGAAGCTGGCGTAGCTGTAGCCGTCCTCAGGCGTGACGTGGATTGTGGAGTAACGATCACCGTCGATTCCATTCATGGAGTAACCGCAAGGATCGAAAGCGTAATCACAGATTAATGCGGAAGGATTGATGTTACCGATGGCAGTAGCTTCCGTCATCTCCTTCCCGGCGGAATCACCGTTCTTTCCATCACTCGGTCGCCGGAAAAACTTTCCGGCAGAGACCTTATCGAGCTCGGTCATGCAGATCTCGATCGTGAAGACGTCGCCTAGATCGATCTCGGTACTTGCTGTGAAAACGTGCCATGAATGAGTTGGAATTTTCGAAGGCATAACAGAGGCTTTCCTGAAGCGAAGACTGTTTGGGAGAGAATCTTCGAGATATACAACCTCATCCTTGAAACTCGTATGGGGAAAAGGCTGTGACTCAGGGAAGATATAGTTACCGCGGGTATACCGAACGGACGACAGAGATAAGCCCAGGTGGCGAGCGTGATGAATCAATGGACGGACGGATTTGAGCAGCTGAGTGGTCCCACAAGTCTTGATGATGATCTTATCAGGGTAAACGAACAGACTTGACTCTGATAAAACATACGAATCGAAATAGAGGTTTCCAACGGCTGAAACGACAGTGCATTGTACAGCGTGAAGGACTTGTTGTAGAGAATCAAAGTCGAGTCGCCTTAGGCCCAGTCCTCGGCCCAAATTATTGAGGTCCATTTCAGTCGGGTCATCTCCGAAGAAATGGAGCTCCAATCGTTTCTCGAACCCTTCAAAACCCGATACAGCCATTTggtgttttttttcttcttctttttttttaaacaaaacgAAGCGTTTCAATGGGAGTAAGTGAGTGAGTTTAGAAGAAGAATAAATAAAGTGAAGAACTACAGGGTGAAAGAGAGAAGTGGGGTGTGTGTGGTATTTATAGGAGaatgaaagagaaagagaaggaaAGGGACTTGGGGGGGCATGCGGGTGAGGCAACCAAGATTCATGATTGCAAGCATTATGAACTGAATATATAAGATCACATTAGTGTTTGTTTTTTTCCTCACcccaaaaagaaataaatacactaattaaaattatatttgtgtgcCCAAATAATTTTATAGATAGGAAAACAAAATAATAGACAGATGCAGGTACCAAAATTATTTCCACGCGTAACTGTATGGCAATTAGgagaaaatacttttttttttatatatatctttcaatGACTATATATcactttaattaaaaaaagaataaaaaaaatgtgtatatatatatatattttgttattgtaaaattttggtttttttgGGTTATAAGTTTGATGGCATGGCATGCATTGCATACTAAGATTTTACTTCAAACTAGAGGATATTGTCGGGGAGTTACTCATTATGTTGTGTGCCAAACTCTAGTTTGTGTATggtttttaatgattatttgattttttttttttttgatgtgtTTCCTAATTTAACTTGACCTTGAAGAGTTTATTAATTtggaagtttttttttattatctttctTAAATGGATTAATTTGGAAGTTtaagagtatgactagcaaattgatatgtattattattattatttatacttTTAATCAAGTAATTGTGATGTCTAAATTATCCCAAAAAGTAggagaaaaaaaatcataagaaCGACCAATgcattctttctttcttttcatgGACTGCAAGCAACATCGTGATTATCCAGCAAATTGATCTTGTCTTAGTACAAGGACCAAATCATGAAAAAtctagaaaggaaaaaaaaaattatgttgtgtttttttttttttgataaaatcttGGGTATGGTTAAATGATCATATTAAATGTCTTGTTTTGAAAATAACCAATATTCCAAAATTTACGTTAAAAAAGTTCCATGTTTAATGCATATATAAAATGATCATCCaaaaatattctgaaaattggTATCATCCCAACTCTACAtgccttaattttttattctaacttTGCACCTTGATAAAAACGATTGGTGATGgaatatataatactatatgtTCAATCTCTCTCTATATTACTCCATGAAAACAAAAGATAGGTCAAATCTGAATGATATCTCAGATCCTCTTTTGGATTGGACTGAAAACTCAATTATAAGGTgagtttcttttttgttttgaattaaatctttcattttttttagatattcatatgagttatgaattttagaAATATCTTTTCGAACCCAAAATCTTTAATACTCTAAATTTTCTTGGCCCGTGAGACCCCAATTTCTCCATAGGAGACGGATTTCTAAAACATAGTAACACTATTCCTctagtttatattattttatttttcatttttgtacCACAGATTGTGTATACATACAGTATGTGAATCTAGATAACACTAGTCCTTTAGTTTTAGATTCATTAAGATTGTTTGTAGTTGGTTTGTTTGAGAATTTATGCTTGTTTCTTTTTGAGTTAGTGAAAGACCTATAGATTTTAGAATTTTTGCTTAAATGTTTGCACAGTGTGATGAAGTTTTTgagttaaattttttaaatttagttttgaGCCTGGGAGATCTCAGTCAGTGTCGTGTTGGGTTGAAGGCTGAAATGGTGGATAGTTGATTTCATCTTGTTGtttgttattgattttgttcttttttgggTGAGCTGATATAATAGGATGTAGTGGTAATTTTGTTATAggtttgttttatattgattttgttctattttgtgccattatttatggctttggcgccttacaaggctttagcacctattatatggttggacccctaattatttagggtagtttgtttaaattttcacGATTTTCGGTATTGaatgtataagaaaattttgacaaataatattttaaagttaaagtTATGCACTATACAGATTTATTAGTCGGAATAAAAGGATTATTTGGGTTAAGGTATGAactaaagaatattttaaactgAAATAAGGTTTAAGAGGGTTTACTTTAAATGCTAATTCCTATTAGCTATATtttggtttatatttttttaggaatTTTCGTGTTTGAAATTTTAGTATtcagattttaatattataattaattaaataaattgaagaaTAAGAATCTTGAGGATCTTGTAATAAAGGGAGGTGGTAATACCAATGGTCTAATGAGAATATATTGCTTCAGATATATTTGGGAAGTCAAATTATTATGGAATTTTGGTTTGTTATCAATATTATGGGAATGCACCaaaatttttacattatttgtatttttaaataatttctggATGAGTGGTATTAGCTTTTTTTATGGAAGAAATAGAAGTACAAATTTGATGGATGAGCTGCCCCTTTATTATGGCTTTGGTGCCTTTCAAGGTTTTCACCCTTGATTTATGGctggcccctaattatttaggctAATTTGGTTCAAATTACAAGAtatcattaattataaaaatattataaaatttactaGTTAACAATTATGGTATGTAATTatgagattattgccttattagcTTATTatagataaaataatattaattttggctagataaattataaatattagtttattatagataacataatattataaataacataatattaattttggtatataaattataaatgtgggattttgtaattaattggaGGTAGGAACATTTATTGTGAATTgagaatattttgttttattttatttttatttttggaaagaTATTGAAATTAATGGAAAGTAAATGCTAATgaagtattgagattattgccttattagttgTATAGGAAGATACTAATATTAAtggtttttataataatttgaatggtataataattaggaggtcatatttttaaataataaataaggaagcattatgtcataataccgaatttgattaattaatattaatttaatattattaattaaatgtatgattAAGAGGTATTaggaaaaatgtatttttgaatGTGAAGAGTACAAACTTAAGTTTTAAggatattaatacaattttggtttaatttaggttgaataaagattatagataccatgttttacgctataaataaaataataaacaatttgacttattaagaattttgacatgttttagtctaaaaataagtaatacttttaagaaataaatgaaagaattagtatataatattttgaatatttaaggaataatgggtattaaaaggaaaattttatttatgtttgtttttaaaagGGTAAAGGTAAGGAATAGGGATCTTAtgaagtagaatgctataatttagttattactagccaaagggtactccctttggctagttctagtattttatagGGAGATCTAGTTGCTTAGTCTTGGTGGTTAGTTGATTCTAttcagtttgaataattttctaattaaagttttattctatttttttgatattttttcaggTGGAACTTCAGTTTTTTATTGAGTTGAGAGCGTTGTTggaagatgttatagctttattgtctaaatttccgggggcagttttgtcccatggggcTCGCTCTAAGTTTTTAGCGGCCTatggttggcaaagcatgctctgcggttagacaatgagctatcctggttcgaggaggttccagcgccggtggcggacgtgggcgtcgtaaattcaagagtgattttaatcactttgtcaaaaaaaaaaaaaaaaaaaaaaaaatgatcatccaaaaaaaaaaaaattaaaccccACCAAAAAGAGATGGATTAGAATTTGGTCAAAATTCAACCTTCACTATTACAAACCCATTATATCTAAGTCATAGTTCTATAAAAACACAAACATTATTATGAACAAAAAATAGATATGTTGGTTATGCATGACAACAATAATTAAGATTATTAATTTGCTGCTCATAGGTACTGCCGGGTAGTGGTACTATAGCTTAGCTACATATATTATTCGATCCCTAGTCGATGtgggacaaaaaaaaaatgtggaagaagatgaagagacaACAAGGACTAAAATTCAATCAAAtacttcaaaatatatatataatacacaaGTTTTTATTGTAAAAGGTGAAAATTACAGTACTTCTATATATACTACTGTATAATAATGATATCAAAATGGTGTTTTCAGGTACTTGATAGGGACAATATTTGTCTATGACTGAGTGAGCAAGGGGGTATGGATTAATATCAagtcataataaataaataaataaataatagaaggagTCGATGAGAGaagaaagtgaaaaaaaaaatgttggagTAGACGTGCCAAAAAATCCaatgaatgtatatatattttaggtttttGATAATAATTTCGTTTGCagaaccaaaaaataaaataataataaaaattaaaaaaaataaaacaaaaggaATCAGGCGTGGCAGATAAATAATGAGAATATCCTTGAATTAGGGGAGGCCCGTACGTGAAATCAAAGCCATTCCCATTTTACATCATTTTTATTCTCCATGCATGCAAATCCATGTAGCAGCTGCTAGGTGGCATTATCATCATTTTGTGtctacattaatatatatatatatttctcttTGTATTTTCCCAAAGCATGCAAATCAATTAGGTTTTATCTGTATGTATTGTTTGTAGGTGATTAATTTTCCcaattatttttccttatatTTAGAAGGGTTTGATTTTCTcacaatttaaataaataaataataattaatttaagcaggattagaaagaataaatatTACAGACGCGCGcattaattgttttatatatttatccTTTTTGGACAGAAGCTAATATTAAAGAATTTGGAAAAATATTATCGATCGTTGTAATTTAAGGTGAggctagaaataaaattgaggagcaattatatatttttatattattatgacgttaaaattttaataaaaaatatagaattagatataataaaatgtaaaataatacaCAATTATGTTAAAGTAAGTAATTATGTAGAGTGTTGAGTTTGTGACTTTATTCTTTCAATGTTTAAAAGATGTTTAAACAAGGCGAGGTAACTCGATCTAATATAATATGAATCCAGTCCAATATTTACAAATTTCTGCTCTGAAATCAAATCAACATTACATATTTATAGAAATTATAAATTACCCCAATACTTAAGTATATTCACTAGAAACCACATAACCAAATTCCTTAATTCTTCACTCAAGATCCCCAAGAGTTAGATAGTTGAATCCCTTAAGTATGATCTGAACATAATTTGTCAGAAAAATGCTAACAATTACATACAAATATGTTTTTGCTGACTACTTAATACTGAATGTTGTGGTATAGTATTGTAGTGGTGACTTCATTTTAATGTACTGGTTAAAATTCTCACTTCTTAGCTTCACTTTTAATGTTAAAaaacataatatattattaaaatattatcattgATAGAATTTAAATCTTGTGCAATGTAAATTACATCGAAACTATTTTGATATAATTCATTAAAtagtaatttatattttattatatatatctgAGTATATGTAGTATAATATGGGATGGAAttctaataacaaaaaaatatcaataatttgctataaaaaatttaaattaagaggGCTTAACTGACTTTTCGAGTACAAGTCTTCACTTATAATTATAGCACAAGAGCTTAATTCAAATAATGGTTTAGTTTCCTGGTTGTGTATCAAAGAATGGAAAAGTAttagagaattttttttatttagttttttatgaCAACACAACATAAGAATTATGTCAAGTTTGATTAGCCTAAACTTTTGTATCAACAAAACTTAGGACTACAATTATTATTTGACAACTACATACGGTCCGACATCCCCAATAAGTTGGGTCTGCTTTATCTGTATTTGTATTtataaatttgatatatttatatatacacacatttcaTTACTGCCTTTTTGCCCAAAAGAATGGAACCAAATGAATTGTATTTGTCATTGTAAGGTGGTGGTGGAGAAGGGTGTAAAGTTAAGCAGAGAAACAGTAACTTTGAAGGAAAAGGAAGTAATTAGTGCATAGTGGGCTTTCCAATGAAGTTtcatgagagagagagaaaaatcaaaatatacatCTAAGTAGCTAGCTGGGCTCCTTGGCTTTTAATTTAAGACATATATAATGTATTGTATGCTGAAGATTATACCAATAATTAATCCGAATaatcatcatcaacaacaaTAGAACAAAGTTAATTCTCTTCAAAAAAAAGTATACCTATATATAGTCATATACTTATAGCAGACAGGTTATCACTTTATAGAGGTAAATAAGAGCTATGAAGACACATTAGTAAAGttcaaaatagtaattttttgaatttactgTTACTTGATTAGCTGGCTCGGCCCATATATAAatggtttattatttttttacaaggaaaactaacaataataaaatcCCCCAcaaaattttagttttttttttttcttaaaatatgaaaagtagAAAGAAACCATCAATTAAAATGATAATATTGTAAAGA is a genomic window of Cannabis sativa cultivar Pink pepper isolate KNU-18-1 chromosome 9, ASM2916894v1, whole genome shotgun sequence containing:
- the LOC115721913 gene encoding S-adenosylmethionine decarboxylase proenzyme 4 — protein: MAVSGFEGFEKRLELHFFGDDPTEMDLNNLGRGLGLRRLDFDSLQQVLHAVQCTVVSAVGNLYFDSYVLSESSLFVYPDKIIIKTCGTTQLLKSVRPLIHHARHLGLSLSSVRYTRGNYIFPESQPFPHTSFKDEVVYLEDSLPNSLRFRKASVMPSKIPTHSWHVFTASTEIDLGDVFTIEICMTELDKVSAGKFFRRPSDGKNGDSAGKEMTEATAIGNINPSALICDYAFDPCGYSMNGIDGDRYSTIHVTPEDGYSYASFETVGSRHGGDDIARVLKKVAQIFRPATMSVSTTSAGRDVWGRVASALEPLGLKRRSCAADEFPSAGTVVYQTFTTRRK